The sequence AAGCATCAACAAAAGTAATCACAACCCTGTAGGCTCACTAATACAGACCAAGCATCCTGCACATCACCTCACTCCAGTCAATATAACATAATAcaacccaacccacccaCCCCTCCCAAAATGTCACTCTTCGGCCAAGTCAAGCGCCATACCCCCTCCGCCAAACCCCGTCGTTCACCTctcccaacaacctcatGGGACGCAGAGAAGAAGTACGacctctccccctctcccatgCAGATAGGAGGGAGTTACAGTAAATTCTTCAGTGTCATTTACGTCCCCTACCCTTCCTTCCTATCTTCAAAATCAGATAATACCAATTCCCTCCTCAACGGAAACTCCctatcttcatccccatctcgaACGCACTCTCGACATTCCTCTCTGTCCCATGGACATGGGTATGGAAATAAGTCGAATAACAGGAGATACATCAAGTTGTATATACCTATACCGCCTCGACTGTTCTCCCGGATCAACTCGCCTATACGGATAGTACTGCTTCTTGTGATAGGCATTATAGTCGGGTTGTTCTTACTGGGATTCAAGAAACGAGGGAACGGCGGGAGATCAACTTGGACTCCACCATTCGTTGATCCCGACACGAGGGTGATTACGAGTGAGGAGAGCGCGATGatttgggagtgggagttgTTGAGCGGGCATTATCCCAGTACGCAGAGGCGTGAGTGTAGCTTCCATTTGACTGATATTGAATCTGAGTTCCACCTCACTCGGGATATTTAACACCTCATTATACAATCTTCAATGTGTCATTTCCTCTACCATCTTTCCTCGATTTACATATCTATCTCCCTCAAGTCATCGCACCAACTAACCCTACTCCCACACAGCACCCGatcacctccccctctcaccctccctccacaACCCAATAgtcccctcctccctcctcccagcCATAACCACCCCAACCCCACTCGTAGCATACCAGAACCgaaactcaccatcacaaCCCGTTATCAACATCGTAGGCCAAGGTCCCGAAAGGACGTATCTGAACGCATGGGATACGAGGGAGAATTCACCTGGGTTCGCGCCTAGGCCTGCTCCTGGGACGatattggatttggatttggtatTGGAGAAGTGCGATTTTGGGACtaacaaggtgagtttataGGGTGATCGAATGGATATGTGATGTTTGGTTACGCATCGAAAAAGGGGGGTATGAGCGAGGATTAGTTGCGGTGTGGGGAAGAGCGGATCAGATATTGCCATATGGATGAAAGATACACATATGTGGCTTGGGTACAGAGCGTaggagagaagagacgaATCACTGCGTCGTGTGGACCGGGCGAAGCTGCATCATCTAGATGATTTGGACACCCCCATACTCGACAAGCACTTCCAGctgacatcatcacccataCAGTACGTCAGAGACTGCCTCGAATTCCTTCGTATTGGCGGAGGACTAGATACCAACGGTCGAGTACGACGGGGCAACTACCTATCGCAGTACAAACAGATGTACTTCGAATCTACCACCCCTGAAAAGCGAAACGACTGGACCCCACGTACCACCTCACTCACAACCCGATCACCAGACCTTTCTCGAGCACCATTGACTCTACAAAACCCATACCCCGTCTCGGCAAGTTTTGACTCCCGTTCAGCGTGCGACGAGCTGCATCCCAGGATATTCCACATGTTCTGGGCCGGGCCATTCACTGACAAACCATATATGGCAGTCATGTCTTTCCTATTCACCCAGAATTTGGGATTGGATAAACCGTTAGACTCTACCTCGGATGTAGTCAAGGGAACTTGCAGACCCCAGTTCTGGGTTTGGATCAACCCTGGACCAGCTGCTGCTGTACCCAACCCATCGGCCAAGAGAGAGATGTACGAGAGTCTAGCTATCAACCCTTGGTCTGCCCCCTTCCTCCATGAGAGGTTTAGGGAGGTGGTCAAGTTCAAAATGTGGAATACGACTGAACAACTCGATGGGATCGACGAGCTCAAAGATCACTGGAGGGATATGCAGATATTCAATTCGGGTGGTAATGTCTACaagcaacagcaacagaAGGCTGCGGTACCTACCACAACCGCCGAGGAGGCACCAAAGCTAGGTGAATTGTTAGATGAAGTGAACGCAGAGGTTAACGAAAACGAGGAAACTACGGAAGCACCTCAAACTACCAACAAgccaaagaagaaggacagCGTATTTGAGAAAGTCGGTTCATCCTCTGAATCAGACTATGATCGACTCTCAGTGATTCTCTCAGATATGGCTCGATTCGTCCTGACCTACCGATTCGGAGGGATCTACCTCGATGCCGATACGCTCTTTttgagggattgggaagaaCTGTGGAATTACAGAGGACAGTTCGCCTACAGGTGGTCATGGCATCAAAAATATAATACTGCCGTACTGAAATTACATAAGAAATCTGCCCTAGCGACGTTTTTGTTCAAGACTGCCCTGGAGAATGGGCTGGATTTCCACCCTATGACTGTTTCGCGATACCTCAAGGACGCCGGGTTGGATAAGCTGTTGTTTAGGGTGCCGGACGCGCTGTTCGATCCTGCTTGGTTGAATATGGAGAGATATCAGAGGGAGAGGCCGCCGTTCCCTTATTTCCCTGAGTGAGTGGATTTGCTTTTGATAATGCAGGGGATTGAAGTGATTTGTCTGTTTCGGATATGTTGTCAACCTGGTCTGCTGAGGCGGAATCAACAGAGCGGAAGTGGGTCAGTAGCTCGTATGTGGAATTGCTGACATCCTGGTTCTCCGCTACACTTCAGATTCTCGGTATTCTTCTCAAACGATAAATTCGATACTGCCGGTCCTCAGCCACTGGGATTCGATGGGTTCTTCAGAGGTGCCTTCTCGTACCATTTCCATAATTTCTGGTGAGTCGGGATCCCACTCGATGATAATAACCCCCATGGGTTTATCGCGCAACACCTACCAAACCTTGGCTGGATGCATTGATGTCTCTCCGTATAGAGATAATGCTGATGTCGTTTCCTTACATTAAGGTGGCTCCCATTCGACCCATCTCGAAACTGGCCAGACCTAGGCCAAAGATTCATCAAAGGTGAAAAAGCCTTACGAGACGCTGCGAAGGCTTCCTCCCTTGAGGGTCAAGCGCATCTGGTAGGTGAAGATGTTGATctggatggggaggtggggaagaCAACAGTCGAAGGTGAAGGATTGGTTACTTCTcgagaagatatggatgatgagcttgatTTGAGTTGGTCGACGGTACTCAAGAGGACGTTTGAGGGGTATTTGAGGGGGGAGAGGGCGAATGCTTATGGAGAGTGGTTGGAGTGGGAGGAGTAGGCGGTGTGCAATGATATGGATAAAAGGTTTAAGGATCATTTCACGATCTCAAAGGCGGAGTTggaaagacaaagacaaagaaagCGATGTGGGGCGTAGTGCTCGATTTTACATTATACCATTTACGAGATAGATAATCAACATTTAGTTATACCCCGACCTTTTatttttttcttttcttttcttcgTAGGTTTGATTGAAAAGTACTTTACATGATGGGTCATTTCTCTTGGAGCTGGGATAGCTTGCTTGGtcatggagatgagatgaataaTATGTGCATATGATCTGTCTACTCTCAGTTGCGTTTGCGGCCAATTTCTGTCTGATGTACGATTTATTATGACATGCACTAAGCGGATGaatcctccctccactctGCACGTCCATGTTGCTCATGTTCGACGAATGTTGTTCGTATTCAATTTCCCTCAATATCCTCGTTCAGGCTacccatcctccaactctACACCTGTCTCGAAACAAAACAAGAGCGAAGAAAGCAGGGAAGAAGCTGTACCTCGAATATGTCAAATATCTCTATCGCCCAGGCAGAAGAGTTCCACGCTCATTTCCATAAACAGCGGCAGGGTGAGTTCCTGTGAAATCCAATCTGATATCGATACCGTCCTCTACATGCTCACATCCCCAAATTGATAACGGATGCTGACCGTCTGCGTTTTCATGAATACCAGATATACAAGGTTTCCTCGACTCTTCCAATTTATCCGAACTCAACGCCAGAATCTCAGCACTACGAGGAGAAGTAGACCAGGTGTCTGCGCTGATACCTGTATATGATCGTGTCAAATATGACAAGGTACGTCTCGATCACATAGATATAAAAACAGGGTGATAGAGTCAGGCTTATCTGTAAGCTGCTTCTGGTGGGACACAGCAATTATCAGAACTGGAACAAGCGGTATCGTCCAGGAAGGTGAGGGATAAACCGAAATCGAAATTCAGCTTTAAAGGTGGTTCTGGTAGATCCACACCTGCACCTAAGCCTGAAAATGGATCAACAACAAGTGCACCTATACATGGATCAACGGTGATATCTACATCATCGAATATAGTCGGAGATTCATCTATACCAACACCCGCTCAagcctcttcatcctcatcttccaataaCATTGCAAATTCACATACAATATCCAACCTCTCTCATCAACTCGTCCGTCCACCTGAAGATGTAAGGGGTACATACACCCTATCACTCTCGGACCTTTCAGACTGTATCATAGATCTGAGACCTCCCGGAGATACAAGCACCAGCTCGGGTAAAACGGAAAGTGAGGTCCAAGCCAAGTTGACTGCTATCCACGGCAAGACCCTTAGAAGGTGTATACTCATATCCCCGGTGGTGAAGGGGAGTATACTAttggatggggttgaggggtgttTGTTGGTATTGGGAAGTcagcaggtgagtttgcATATGCTTCGTACTTGCTTGATGGATCTGCCATCATCCTTGGTGCATTCTGTTATGCTGTTCAAGAGCGAGATGAGACGCTCATAAGGAAATCGAATATCAAGGAATCATTTGGAACATATGATACATGTGATATAAGATGCTCATCAGATATCGAATGCTGATGTCTATGTCTAGTTCCGTATACACACTTCAACCGacaccaccatcctcctccatgtAGACTCTTTACCAGTCATCGAACATTGCTCGAACCTGTTATTTGGGGGTTATCCCAGCAATCTGCTGGAGAACACCGTGAGTTATCGTTCTCCTCCCTTGCCTCGAGCAGAGATGTAACGCACACATAGACCAATACTGACATCATCCATGTATCTGATTTTCTCGTCTTGCAGATCGATTCTATACCTATTCAACGTAATACAAATTATCGGAAGGTACAGGATTTCGATTGGCCTTTACCCTCCCCATCACCCAATTGGAGTGCTCTTTCGGATCAGGAGTCGGCTGCTCAGAATCCGACTGTACGGTTATTGGTCGATAAGCTAGAGGGTGTGAGGAGTAGTGAGGACGTTGATCGGATTCTGGAAGAATCGTTACCACTGCCAAGATCTTAGGGTTTTAGTGTTTGGTCTGTGTACTTAGGGCGATCATGATTCATGGCGACGAGGAAGTAGTACTTCATCGAATATGAGTGAAGATAAACATGTTGCAGATACTCGAAGTCCCTCTGGACACTGCATAACATTGTACACTGGATATATCAAGATAGTTACGTATATATACTTTTATTCGCTTGTCAAACCAGCCTCTCATCGAAATAGGCCCAACCCCCCTGCTCTAACAGTATAGGTAGCTTGCTATTCTCCACTTGACATAACCCGCTCCATCTAAATTTCCAAGATGCTCACTAAATCACAACGTACATCAGCCACGattctcccttcccatccGTGCCCATACAATACAGTCTAGAGAGTATAGATAAAACTCACTAGCTCTCGCCCTCAAACTcccaccctccttcccctcctcacccgcCCCATCCCCCTCGCTCAGAacctcatcactcccatAATCCACATCGCTGCCCGTTGTCCTTTCCTCTCGCTCCCTCTCCTGATCTTCCTGCAAATGCGGTAAAGTAGGATGAGGGTGCGGCGCAGACCTCGTCCCGTCTTTACTCGTATTATGCAACTTATTCAATATCTTCCCTTTCAAGCTTTTAGCCAaattatcagcttggatctctttctcgatcttctcttcctcctctgcttcttgTTCCATATTGAATGCGTCTGCTGCGAAGTTCACTCCTGAGTCTGGTAGGACACTGCCCTTGCCTGAGGTGGATTCGGCGAAGTTTTCGTATAGGTTTTCACCTGAGGCGTCACCGCGGCCTTCTCCCGACCTACAACGatggaggaaaagaagatcAGCTATCAGCTCACAATAAATGTTGCGATGAATTACGCTAGATACAATCGAGGAGGGTGTGAGGTCAGGAGAATGTCGGATTCTGACCACGCACCAGAAATGGAATGCTCTGGAAATAACTCCATAACTCGCTGGAGTGACTTCTACCAAATCACCCCGAGCAATCTCCACCGCTGGAACTTCGTTGGGAGGTAATCCGACGAGGTAGGCGAGCTGTTTGTGATATGGGTATAAGCTACGCTAGCAATATTGTACTGATGGATCAGCTCACCAGACATCTGATGACAGATGCGTGTCCAATGATCAGAAGATCATCTTGACATCGTTCCAACTCGAAGATTACAGGTTCGAGTCGGACTACACATTGCATTCCAGATTAGCTGGATTGTACTATCATCGGGGCaatctcaactcaccactcagATCATGGTATGATTCCGCCCTAGGAGCTCGATGGGCATACGGATCACTCAGGAACCTATCCCATTCGTCGGGGTATAGTTCCATCGCCTCTCCAGTTGACAGACCATCCCATACACCACTAAGGACAATTCAAAAGTCAGTTTCTGTCCTCAGACTTCAGTACACGAGAAGGCAACTGACGGATTAATTTCACTCATTATAGGTTTTTGAACCACCTTAAATCCAGAATGAACAAATGGCCAGGCGGTATGATAAGCTCTTCTTCTAGCTGAGGTCCAGATCTATTGGTTGTCATTGAATCAGTTCACGGGAATATTTCAAGTCGTGCCACAGATCTGAAGCGGTACTGACAAGTAATGGATTCTCATTCCCTGGCGCCTCGCCATTCgcttttctctcttcctttaaCGCTTTTCGCCTAGCTACGACGGCGGCTTTCATCCGTTCGGAATATTCCCATCCTGCTGGTGAGAGGTCGGAGTCTGCTTTGTACGAGTGTTCGATGAGGGATTGACCGGACTAAGGTCATACATCAGCCTCAAGCGATAATGCACAATCACCAGATTTGTCAAAGAGCGATAGGCTATTTGTGAGTTGAAGGTACAGGAGAGCGAGTACATACCCTCGCAAAGTATATCGTCCTGGGTTTAGTATGTATattcatcaagaagaaacaaCATCTCGTTTGTAAGTATCCTATCATCTCTCAAATCAATTTGTAATCTTCTTAGAATGGAAAGATATAACTGACCCTCGATCCTGTTCACTTCAATCCTCTCGCCAACATTCATAACCTTGATGAACGGCCCTTCGTCCGCCGTGACGGTATCATACACCTGCTCTTGATCCCGAATACGACTCCAATAATCAGCCACAGCGCGATCTGCGTCCCATCCGGCGTACTATAGCGTGATAGACGGATCAGTCATGATTCGTTTAGACTGGTAATTGTTGTCAATAGTTACAGAGAAATCCTGacactcaactcacatcaggTGAAGATAATTTGACACTCCTTATATTAGCCGtgatgatttcttcttgatcgCATATACTCTCTGTTTGGCAAGGAATCCGTCATTATAGCTCATCATATACACAACAAAGTACGAGATCTGAGGATCGCTCACCTAAGAAAATAACATGTACGCCTTTACTCTCAAACTTCTGATAACAGTCCTTCCTATTTTTGACATTCCCATTATTCGCATCGTATATCACAACCTGACCACCTTGGACGGTATAGAAATCCATAATTTGATCTTCGATCTCGTTCTTGATTCGGCGCCGGAGGGCATTGGTAGCTTCTGACCGCGGAGCTATAGCGAAAGACATATCACATTGTCAGTAATTCAGAACCATCGAGCGGGTAAGAGGAATCAGGGGTCAAAGGAAAAAGGATAATCGTGAACGTTCATGGAATATCGTATCATGACAAAATGCAGTGTAGTCAAAGTACTGGAGGTTGACAAACGTCTGAAGCAGAatatcacactcacacttcGTCTGAAAGTAATCTGGCGGTACATTCTCCGCCCCACCCAACACCTTTCTCCTATAATCTCCCAAGGAATATACTCTAGTCTTCACACCTAACCATCTGAGATATCGTTCCAATGCTCTTGATATATGTGTCTTACCTCGAGCTGTACATTCCGTGCATCAGCTAAGATCTCATAATCTCACATGGAAATgttcagctcacctggtAATCCCACTGTCACGATGAGAATCAGACCGGCGTGGAAAAGTCTTCCGGACTGGGTGACGTATAATGGAGCTGCCATTTTGTCGGGGCGATGTACGGGAGGTCAGATTAACGAGCGTTGACCTCTAATCTGTTGAGTAGTCCTTGCTGATTTGCCGAGTGTGCGAATAAGTGGTTGTATAAATGTGAATTACAATGATATCTGCTGAGCCAAGAGTAAGAATACGAGATATGAGGGAGCGTATATGACGACGATGTGAGATGGAATGCGTGAAAAGGGTGAGTAGCAAGTTAGTAGTAGACCAAAGGAGCGGCCACCTCCGCCTCATGATGCTGTACATTTGATTCCGTTTGTTATAAAGTCATGATCCGGCCGGAGGATGCAATAACCGGGATGACCACCTGACTACTCGTACTGTTGCATACGTTGACTATCATCTCGTATCTCTGggctatatatatatatctagTCTGAATCTATCCAAGAGTCCTAATTATTCCAGTTTCAACAATATTATCACCATGAGAGCCATCGCTCGAGCATCTCGACCTGTCTCTCGCAGGCCTCCTCCAGGAATCACACCCACTCTACTCACCAGAACGCGTCTTCTACCTATACCTCTCCCACATAGACAAGCTAGACATCTAAGctctcttcactcttctcaGCCCTctcctacctcctctcctgctctgCCAGATCTGATCGGCAGCTCTTCAGGTGTCAAACCTCATTTCAAGAAGATCCTAATCGCTAACAGGTAAGCTATCTTCTTTAGCTTAATCTGGTAGATAATAGCTTACGATGGATGACCAGAGGAGAGATAGCATGTCGGATCATTCGGACCGCCCGGAAGCTCGGCGTAAAGACTGTCGCAGTCTTCAGTGAGGCTGATAGAGGATGTATACATGTTCAGATGGTGTGTTCAGCTTCCCGAACCTTGGGGAATACGATAGCAGCTGATGTTCGGTGGACGAGTAGGCAGACGAAGCGTATTGCATTGGTCCTGCCCCCAGCTCAGAAAGCTATGTAAGTCTCCATTTCTCAGCTGCCCAACTCCGGATAGGACTTGAATGGAAGCTGATGTACCATGTACAGCTAAACATCGATAAGATCCTAGCAGTAGCCAAAGCGACAGGAGCAGAGGTCAGCTATTATCGACGAGTCTTCTCAAGTTTCAGCTGATCGGAGGTCATTCGTAGGCAATTCACCCAGGATACGGCTTCCTATCCGAATCGTCCGTCTTTGCCGAACGTATCAAGGACGCAGGTCTGGTGTTCATCGGTCCACCCACGTCTGCTATAAAGAGTATGGGCTCGAAAAGGGAGAGTAAGGAGATCATGACTGGTTAGCTTCTCTTCTGTGTTGATGGCGATCTCAGCTCACCATTGCATGCAGCTGCGGGTGTACCATGTGTACCGTAAGCCCACTTCTGTCTGACTTCACTTTTCTTTGATTCCGtcaggatgaagaaggaagaaaacGCTGAGAATATTGGCGATCGTAGGGGATATCACGGCTCCGACCAATCCCCCTCAGCCCTCCTGGCGGGAGCGGAGCAAACGGGCTATCCCCTCCTTATCAAACCGACCcacggaggaggaggcaagGGAATGCGAATCGTCCGTGATCCCAATGCATTCGAGGATGAATTGATCTCAGCAAAACGAGAAGCCATCAAATCATTTTCCAACGATGAGGTCTTGTTGGAAAGATGGCTGGAGAAGCCTAGACATGTCGAAGTTCAGGTGTTTGCGGATACTTTGGGGAATACTGTGGCGCTCTCTGAGAGGGATTGCTCGGTTCAGAGGAGACATCAGAGTGGGTTTAGCCAACTCCCTTTGCTTTTCTTTAGGAAGAGATGTATGGATAGCTGATGGGTTGATGCTCTCCGGGGATTGGTagagatcatcgaagaagctcCTGCGCCTGGGTTGAGTGATAAGCTTAAGAAGGATTTTGCGGAGAAAGCTGTTGCTGCGGCTAAGGCAGTTAATTAGTGAGCTGAGGATCCAGCGTACGCGATCACAGCTGACTCAGAGATTTGCGATAGCGTCGGCGCAGGGACTGTTGAGTTTATCATGGACGCTGAGACGGGAGAGTACTTCTTCATGGAAATGTAAGTTGATTCAGCTGGCAAGATGTACTCTTCGGAGATTTAGCTACCAGAGCTGATCTGTCTTCTGTTTGTACTTGCATAGGAATACACGACTTCAAGTAGAGTAAGACAGCTCTGTATCGATTCACAAAGATAGTCGAGCTGATAATTGGTGGAATCAGACATCCTGTCACGGAGATGGTGACCGGTGTCGACCTTGTGGAATGGCAATTATCTGTAAGTCCAGCTAGGATTTCCTGCTAGTGAAGCAAAGTCAAGTTGATTTACCCCATATATTTGAAGGTCGCAGCTGGAAATCAATTACCCATGACTCAAGATCAGATACCCGTTATTGGACATGCATTCGAAGCTAGGATATATGCCGAGAGACCTGAGTCGTAAGCTGTCGTTTTCCAGGTTTTGATACTGAGGGTGGTCTACAGCTTATCAATCGGTGCTCAGCAACTTCCTACCAGACGCAGGAAGGTTGCTACATACCAAAGCACCTGTCAACGTACCTCATAGACTTGAAACGGGTTTCTGGGAAGGTGACGAGATTAGCTCGTACTACGATCCAATGGTAAGTCGGCTTACACCAGGCTCATGGTGCACTCTCAGCTAtttgcttctccctcttttctTGGCTGATCAGTTAATCGCATGAAtacatgagctgatacctcGTTTAGATATCCAAACTCATTGTTCATGGTCCTGATCGATCATCTGCTTTGTCCCTTCTTCGATCAGCTCTGGGCGAATATCAGGTGGTCGGACCTTCTACCAATATAGAGTTTTTGAAGAGTGTAGCGGGGCATGAGGTGTTTGCGAGAGGTCCTGTCGAGACTAGCTTTGTGCCGGTGAGTACTTCGTGCTAGAAGACTGATCTGTCTCTCCATATCATTGCGATCTCAGCCATTTCTTGGGCCTTCCGTCAATCGCGTGGAGCTAAAGAAGGTGATAGGAAATTTCTTTTAACTTGACCTAGACATACCAAACAGACCTCTTCCCCCCTCGTCATATCCCCACAAACGTCCTAGTTCAAGCGGCTCTCTACCTCACTCTGAGATCTGAGAAAGACCATCAATCGTTGGGTGATGGACCGTGGTCAAAACTTGTCAACCGTCGATTCGGCGATGAGGTGATCAAAGAATACAagatagatgatcatctcGTTAGACTCAGGCATATCGATCAGGGATATATGGTCAGTATAGATTTGGGTGAATGGACGAACATCGAATCGAGCAAATTAGATTCAGGAGGTATAGAGCTAGTCAGTGAGATAGGGACCGATCACTGTACATCTACGATTATCCCTGTAGTTGGACATGGTAAGAACGCAGCAGAGGAGAAATTACACGTAtttgcatcttcctctcattATATCCTATCTCATCAGCCTACAGTACTTGAAGATCCCTCTTTATTTACTTCGACCTCGAGTGGCAGTAATGAAGATAAGTTGATATCGCCAATGCCAGCTACGGTAATAGAAGTAAAAGTGAAAATTGGGGATCAAGTGAAAGAGAATCAAGTGCTGGTGGTACTTGAAAGtatgaagatggagatatcCATTAGAGCGAAcagagatgggttggtgggAGGCGTGAGCGTTGAGAAAGGACGGGTAGttcaggagggagaggtgtTGGTTGAATTGGCCAAAGCGGGTTAAAACCCTGTACAACGATATACTGAGTTAGCCTATCTTCTCTTTGTATGTTTGGTAGATGTTGTACGATAGACATGAGATGTATAGGTAGTTTCAGGCCAATAAAAAGGTATCGTCCACACCCTTGTCAGGGGGCTCAGGCTCATTAAATCAGGTTTTGGATAAGCATCATTagagggggtggtgggagAGAATGATCGCAGACAAGTGGTAGGGAAGGGATAACGAGAATTACAGGAACAGTAAGGATTACTCGCCCAAATAGATATACTGGTGaacacaactcacattcacGTTGACATGGATATCCCACACTAAAAAGCAAATCTCAACTCCCCCTCGACCGCGCCCTTCTCCAAGCCGAGATCACCTAATAAACCATCGTACGCTTCCTTTGAATTTGTCCTCTTGAAATACTTTAGATGCCTCGCTCGTTCTTGTACGAGCAGACGGAGGGAGCGCTTGTTAGAGGTGTCTTTGGGGTTTTGCAGCGTgtgggagaggagattgTGGATCTTGGATGTTAGGAGGGCGGCTGTGTTTAGTATCAGAATTAGCAATGTTATAATAATTTTTTTGTTTCAAAAAAGGGAATAGGGATTGAAGGTTTAGATGGTAAGATGGGGAATAAGAGTATGCGACGTAttcagagggagaaggggtatAGAATAACGATAAAGAAATGTTAATACGAAACACCCGACTCACCCTGTACCTTCGAACTACCCGTATCCTTCCCACCGCCAAACGCATCAATCACTCTCTGTCTATTCAAAAAATTCACACTACTCTTGGACGAGTTTCTCAAATCCAATATCCGCATGAGCATCTCGCTCTGCCTATTCTGCTCCACCTCCACACTCCCAGTGGCATTCGCCCCCCCACTGTTCGAGGTGGAGTAACTCAGCTCAGTGGAGATATGCGGCAGAGCACCAAATAGCAGATCCTCATCGGAGGGACTTATTCCTGGTACGAGGTACTTCGGTCGTTCGCCCTGAGCATAgtttggaggaggggaatAGGCGATTTCGTCGTAGTTTAATAGAACACCCTTGAGCTTGGAATTGGACCATTCGTTCTCTGGTTGAGGGGGTGGACTTTGGGTCGAAGACAATGCTCGTGAAGAGGGTGCTCGGTAGTTGACTCTTCCCAGGACAGGATCGACGGATTCGGGTTTGATGATTCTGGAGGCTTGGAGTTCGAGGTTGGCAGCTTTGCGCCGTTTGGCTATGAGCTTGCGTTTGGATACGTTTGATAcgggggtggtggagaatAGACGGATTCGCGAGGGACCGGCGATAGATGAGGGaatgagggaggggagggggaatgaCATGTTGTTGGAGGTGTTTTGGTGGGGTTTGACTAATGGATTATACCTTAGaagagaagtggaaggtgaagctCTCAACACGAACAAATCGAATTATCGAAGAGAAGTGCCAGAATTATCGTAAAGGCAAAGTTACTCGTACGCTCGGACTTTTGTTTGGCTGTGTGCGGTGTTTCCAGTTGTGGCATATATTTTTGGCCAACAGACACGTGGCCGTCTCATGGTTGATCGGACGATGTTCCCGATCTGTATGATGGAGAGACCGATCAATAGCCGGCCGTATTCACTCAGTATAACGTCAGTACAGTGGGATACAACGtcatccatcccacatcccacatcctccccatATAACCAACCATTACTCATTAAATCCATTCCTACTAGTATATTACTATAAAACACTCTTTTCACTTGCAAACAACATCTTGTGCAACCTACTCACTCCCACAATGTCATTCAGA comes from Kwoniella bestiolae CBS 10118 chromosome 1, complete sequence and encodes:
- a CDS encoding acetyl-CoA carboxylase, biotin carboxylase subunit, giving the protein MRAIARASRPVSRRPPPGITPTLLTRTRLLPIPLPHRQARHLSSLHSSQPSPTSSPALPDLIGSSSGVKPHFKKILIANRGEIACRIIRTARKLGVKTVAVFSEADRGCIHVQMADEAYCIGPAPSSESYLNIDKILAVAKATGAEAIHPGYGFLSESSVFAERIKDAGLVFIGPPTSAIKSMGSKRESKEIMTAAGVPCVPGYHGSDQSPSALLAGAEQTGYPLLIKPTHGGGGKGMRIVRDPNAFEDELISAKREAIKSFSNDEVLLERWLEKPRHVEVQVFADTLGNTVALSERDCSVQRRHQKIIEEAPAPGLSDKLKKDFAEKAVAAAKAVNYVGAGTVEFIMDAETGEYFFMEMNTRLQVEHPVTEMVTGVDLVEWQLSVAAGNQLPMTQDQIPVIGHAFEARIYAERPESNFLPDAGRLLHTKAPVNVPHRLETGFWEGDEISSYYDPMISKLIVHGPDRSSALSLLRSALGEYQVVGPSTNIEFLKSVAGHEVFARGPVETSFVPTYQTDLFPPRHIPTNVLVQAALYLTLRSEKDHQSLGDGPWSKLVNRRFGDEVIKEYKIDDHLVRLRHIDQGYMVSIDLGEWTNIESSKLDSGGIELVSEIGTDHCTSTIIPVVGHGKNAAEEKLHVFASSSHYILSHQPTVLEDPSLFTSTSSGSNEDKLISPMPATVIEVKVKIGDQVKENQVLVVLESMKMEISIRANRDGLVGGVSVEKGRVVQEGEVLVELAKAG
- a CDS encoding mitochondrial 37S ribosomal protein uS15m; protein product: MSFPLPSLIPSSIAGPSRIRLFSTTPVSNVSKRKLIAKRRKAANLELQASRIIKPESVDPVLGRVNYRAPSSRALSSTQSPPPQPENEWSNSKLKGVLLNYDEIAYSPPPNYAQGERPKYLVPGISPSDEDLLFGALPHISTELSYSTSNSGGANATGSVEVEQNRQSEMLMRILDLRNSSKSSVNFLNRQRVIDAFGGGKDTGSSKVQAALLTSKIHNLLSHTLQNPKDTSNKRSLRLLVQERARHLKYFKRTNSKEAYDGLLGDLGLEKGAVEGELRFAF